One region of bacterium genomic DNA includes:
- a CDS encoding TIGR00725 family protein produces MPISNLKLIGVIGGARCSAEIRELARQVGEGIARRGAALICGGRGGVMEAACEGAKAGGGLTIGILPGESPAEANAFVDLKIVTGLLDARNVIIARTADALIAIDGSHGTLSEIAFGLKFGKIVIGLHLEFAVPGVISAATPAEAVQLAFQAIG; encoded by the coding sequence GTGCCAATATCGAACCTCAAATTGATCGGCGTCATCGGCGGCGCGCGCTGCAGCGCGGAAATCCGCGAACTGGCGCGGCAGGTGGGCGAGGGCATCGCGCGCCGGGGCGCGGCCTTGATCTGCGGCGGCCGCGGCGGTGTGATGGAGGCCGCATGCGAGGGCGCCAAGGCCGGCGGCGGCCTGACCATCGGCATCCTGCCGGGAGAATCCCCGGCCGAGGCCAATGCCTTTGTCGATCTCAAGATCGTGACCGGCTTGCTGGACGCACGCAACGTGATTATCGCGCGCACGGCAGATGCGCTGATTGCCATTGACGGCAGCCATGGCACACTTTCGGAAATCGCTTTTGGTTTGAAGTTCGGCAAGATCGTCATCGGCTTGCATCTCGAGTTTGCTGTTCCGGGTGTAATCTCCGCCGCAACCCCGGCGGAAGCGGTGCAGTTGGCGTTTCAAGCGATAGGATGA
- a CDS encoding acylphosphatase yields MKKCVHLHIQGLVQGVGFRYFVNKSARQHYLGGWVKNLPDGRVEVMAEGEELELQEFVSAMRKGSRFSTVQNVEVEWLPATNKFNHFQIID; encoded by the coding sequence ATGAAGAAATGCGTTCATTTACACATCCAGGGATTGGTGCAGGGGGTGGGCTTTCGCTATTTTGTGAACAAGTCGGCGCGCCAGCATTATCTCGGCGGCTGGGTAAAGAACCTGCCGGACGGCCGCGTGGAAGTGATGGCCGAGGGCGAGGAACTGGAGCTGCAGGAATTCGTCAGCGCGATGCGCAAAGGTTCGCGCTTCTCCACCGTCCAGAACGTCGAGGTCGAGTGGCTGCCCGCGACCAACAAGTTCAACCATTTTCAGATCATTGATTAA